One window from the genome of Acinetobacter sp. LoGeW2-3 encodes:
- a CDS encoding 3'-5' exonuclease: MTALIFDTETHKLHGEIIEAAWMNVKLQDNRLSSDFQYYGSQRYKPSEPINLVAMAVHNIVDEDLEDCLPSSKFQFPAGAEVEYLIGHNIDYDIEAVKRVGVDTSNIKPICTLAMARYLWPKLESYKLSVLAYFIHPRNEHKNARQLIKEAHGAFTDVQMTLLLLDEIRKQRGIHTFEELYEFSEMARYPTHIFYGKYKGWAIKDMDDKDIHWLMGKTDDEYLRTSLENELLERSNINENEELPF, translated from the coding sequence ATGACAGCTCTGATTTTTGATACTGAAACCCATAAGTTGCATGGCGAAATCATCGAAGCAGCTTGGATGAATGTGAAATTACAGGATAATCGCCTTTCATCTGACTTCCAGTACTACGGATCACAACGCTACAAACCGAGTGAACCTATCAACCTGGTAGCTATGGCAGTGCATAATATTGTGGATGAAGACCTGGAAGATTGCCTACCTTCATCAAAATTCCAATTTCCTGCAGGTGCAGAGGTTGAATATCTGATTGGTCATAACATTGATTACGACATCGAAGCTGTAAAACGTGTCGGTGTGGACACCAGTAACATTAAACCTATCTGTACCTTGGCCATGGCCCGGTACTTATGGCCAAAACTGGAATCATACAAATTATCTGTCCTGGCATACTTCATTCATCCAAGAAATGAACATAAAAATGCCCGGCAGTTAATCAAAGAAGCACACGGGGCTTTTACAGATGTTCAAATGACCTTGCTATTACTGGATGAAATCCGCAAACAGCGTGGCATTCATACATTTGAGGAACTTTACGAGTTTTCAGAAATGGCCAGATACCCAACCCATATATTTTATGGGAAATATAAAGGCTGGGCGATCAAGGACATGGATGACAAGGATATTCACTGGTTAATGGGCAAAACTGACGATGAATATCTGCGTACTTCATTAGAAAATGAACTACTGGAACGTTCTAATATTAATGAAAATGAGGAGCTTCCGTTCTAA
- a CDS encoding tyrosine-type recombinase/integrase, which produces MSAGLEIRGKSMRIWMKPISTEPPVKETLNWPFTPENVEKAKKLAGLIKLEIELDQFNLAKHFPHSKHLKKNQMSYYITQYKEMIRFEVAPSTYDGYNSHIKRHVYPRWAKTHPKDIDTAAVKKWVNELHEYLAPKTIREVVTRLASIHDLWRQENKVPYNPFETIVVKQLDNLEPDPFTKTEISLILGTVSSSDIQNLLPCVFWTGLSISEQIAIAWEDVDLEKGTIQINRNYVKGVYKVTKNRRRKREIKLLQPAIQALRRQYAVTGNRYSQVVSVLQRDNRTHKQERLHFVWINQEYDEPFNYYELRYIWRRHLKKASVRYRGINQGRHTFASQLLSSGQVPPEWIADQLGHSDTSMIYKHYGKLIAEDIPDYLTKINNYINQ; this is translated from the coding sequence ATGTCTGCAGGACTAGAAATCCGTGGCAAAAGCATGCGGATCTGGATGAAACCCATCTCGACTGAACCACCAGTCAAAGAAACCTTGAACTGGCCATTTACGCCTGAAAACGTAGAAAAAGCCAAAAAACTGGCCGGTTTGATCAAATTGGAAATTGAACTGGATCAGTTCAACCTGGCAAAACACTTCCCGCACTCAAAACATCTGAAAAAGAACCAGATGTCCTATTACATCACTCAATACAAAGAGATGATCCGTTTTGAAGTGGCACCAAGTACTTACGATGGCTATAACAGCCATATCAAAAGGCATGTATACCCACGCTGGGCCAAAACCCATCCAAAAGACATCGATACAGCTGCAGTAAAAAAATGGGTAAATGAACTGCATGAATACCTGGCACCAAAAACGATTCGTGAAGTGGTCACCCGTCTGGCGTCTATCCATGATTTATGGAGACAGGAAAATAAAGTCCCATATAACCCTTTTGAAACCATCGTGGTGAAGCAGCTGGACAACTTGGAGCCAGATCCGTTTACCAAAACAGAGATTTCCTTAATTTTAGGGACTGTATCCAGCTCAGATATTCAAAATTTACTGCCATGCGTATTCTGGACCGGTCTTTCTATTTCAGAACAGATCGCCATTGCCTGGGAAGATGTGGATCTCGAAAAGGGCACAATCCAGATCAACCGGAACTATGTCAAAGGGGTGTATAAAGTCACCAAAAACCGACGCAGAAAACGTGAAATCAAGCTTTTACAGCCAGCAATTCAGGCGCTCCGGAGACAATATGCGGTGACCGGCAACCGTTACAGCCAGGTTGTGAGCGTATTGCAACGGGATAACCGGACTCACAAACAGGAAAGGCTACATTTTGTCTGGATCAACCAGGAATATGACGAACCATTTAATTATTATGAGCTGCGTTATATCTGGAGAAGACATTTAAAGAAAGCCAGCGTACGATACCGAGGAATTAACCAGGGCCGGCATACCTTTGCCAGCCAGTTATTATCATCTGGCCAAGTCCCTCCGGAGTGGATCGCGGACCAGCTTGGCCACAGTGATAC